The Procambarus clarkii isolate CNS0578487 chromosome 64, FALCON_Pclarkii_2.0, whole genome shotgun sequence genome includes a window with the following:
- the LOC138354637 gene encoding exonuclease GOR-like: MAAQDRTLYDRALRLKLSEAGLSRYSYPRPHPQGSGKARISNVVSLYPLIPTADTRKCIRCNTVYRVDDEGRPLIASVCRYHFGRHFGPVKLYRCCHQKSNAAPCKIASQHVTADIDLDNLTGFCHTQQSDSDEKSIYALDCEMIYTTEGTEVGAISVVNADYQVVYETLVKPENIVDYNTEHSGLTATQFQGVTTNLQDVQSKLLSLFGSKTILVGHSLNHDLLRLKLIHDLVVDTAVMYPHPRGRHLRNSLGFLKKYILKSNESTSSALKCRDDAITIMKLLHRKC; the protein is encoded by the coding sequence ATGGCGGCACAAGATAGAACACTATATGACCGCGCATTACGACTGAAGCTGTCTGAAGCGGGCCTTTCTAGATACAGCTATCCACGGCCTCATCCCCAGGGAAGCGGTAAGGCTCGGATAAGCAATGTGGTTTCCCTATACCCTCTCATCCCGACAGCTGACACACGCAAATGTATTCGGTGCAATACAGTGTACCGTGTTGATGATGAAGGACGTCCACTGATCGCCAGTGTGTGTCGATACCATTTTGGCAGACATTTTGGCCCCGTTAAGCTCTATCGCTGTTGTCACCAAAAGAGTAATGCCGCCCCCTGCAAGATAGCATCCCAGCACGTAACAGCAGATATAGATCTTGATAATCTTACTGgattttgccacactcagcaaaGTGATAGTGATGAAAAATCCATTTATGCCTTGGACTGTGAGATGATCTACACCACAGAGGGAACGGAAGTGGGGGCAATCTCTGTGGTCAACGCTGACTACCAAGTGGTTTATGAGACGCTTGTGAAACCTGAGAACATCGTAGACTACAACACGGAGCACTCTGGACTCACTGCCACACAATTCCAAGGTGTTACGACGAACCTTCAAGATGTACAATCCAAGCTGTTGTCTTTGTTCGGGAGCAAAACCATTCTCGTGGGCCACTCCCTAAACCACGACCTTCTACGATTGAAACTGATTCATGACCTTGTTGTAGACACCGCTGTAATGTACCCTCACCCAAGAGGCCGCCACCTCCGCAACTCTCTGGGCTTTCTGAAGAAGTATATCTTGAAATCCAATGAGAGTACCAGCTCGGCTCTCAAATGTAGAGATGATGCCATAACCATCATGAAGCTTCTCCACAGGAAGTGTTAA